The Venenivibrio stagnispumantis genome segment GAAAACTTTATAGCATCCGATATTCCGGCTGTTTTAGAATATACAAAAAAATTTATAACCCTTGATGACGATGAAATTGCAGTTATTACAAAAGATAATATTCAGATTTACAACATACACGGAGAAAAAGTAGAAAAAAAACCTTTTAAGGTAAATTGGGATATTTCTGTTGCTGAAAAAGCCGGTTATAAGCATTTTATGCTAAAAGAGATTTATGAACAGCCAAGAACAATTACAGATACAATTACGGGCTTTCTCTCCCAAGAAAATAAAGAATTATATGAAAAGATTAAAGATATACAGATTATACATATTGTTGCTTGTGGAACATCATACCATGCAGGATTGGTAGGTAAATTTTGGATAGAGAAATTTGCAAAAATTCCGGTAATTGTTGATTATGCCTCTGAATATAGATATAGGGATTTAGTTATAGATGATAAAACCTTAGTTATAGCAATAAGCCAATCTGGAGAAACTGCAGATACAAGATTTGCCGTCCTTGAAGCAAAAAAGAAAGGTGCAAAATTACTTTCTATTGTTAATGTTGTTGGTAGCTCTTTATCAAGGGAAAGTGATTATGTTCTTTATACATATTGCGGACCTGAGATAGGAGTAGCAGCAACTAAAACATTTACAGCACAGCTGATAACATTATTATTATTTAGTTTAAAATCTGCCCTTTCTAAGAATCTGATTTCTGAAAAATATTTTGAAGATTTTTACCACGATTTAATAAAACTACCTTCTATTATAGAAAGAGAATTAAAAGATATAGATAAAAAAACTGAAGATATAGCATTTAAATATCACAATGCAAAAGATTTTCTATTCCTTGGAAGGGGATTAAATTATCCAATAGCATTAGAAGGTGCTTTAAAATTAAAAGAGATTTCATATATTCATGCAGAAGGTTATCCGGCAGGTGAAATGAAACATGGACCAATTGCATTAATTGATGAAAATATGCCGGTAGTATCAATAATACCAAAAGATAATCTATATGAAAAAATGCTTTCTAACATTCAGGAAGTTAAAGCAAGAAAAGGAAAGGTTATATCTCTTATTACAAAAGGGAATAAAGAAGTGATAGAAATTTCAGACGATTTTATAGAAATTGAAGAAACAAACGAAAATTTATATCCGATTTTGACAGCAATTCCTTTACAACTTTTGGCTTATCATATAGCAACAATCCTTGGAAAAGATGTTGACCAACCAAGAAATTTAGCAAAAACAGTGACAGTGGAATGAGATTATAGCAATTTCTCTATAATCTCTTCCATCTTCATGCCTCTTGATGCTTTAACTAAAATTGTAGCCTCTTCTTTTATATTTTTTATAAACTCTGCAATATCTTTTTTATTATCAAATATCCAAACATCAATTTTTCCTTTTAAAATTTCATAAGTATGGATAACTTCTTTGCCGTATAGTAAAACCATATCAATGTTTGAGTCTAATATATACTCTCCTATCTCTTTATGTAATTTTTCTGATTCTTCTCCAAGTTCAAGCATATCTCCGAATACG includes the following:
- the glmS gene encoding glutamine--fructose-6-phosphate transaminase (isomerizing), which encodes MCGIIGYVGYRNAVPVLLYGLQRLEYRGYDSAGIAVLDRLNNKFIIEKKVGKIKDLQEHLWGKNIEGHIGIGHTRWATHGEPTVENAHPHISQSDIITLVHNGIIENYAYLKEELIKKGYQFKSQTDTEVIAHLIEDEYKNNPDKSLLQIALNVVKKLKGAYALGIISTIEPDKIIAVRKGSPLIIGVGENENFIASDIPAVLEYTKKFITLDDDEIAVITKDNIQIYNIHGEKVEKKPFKVNWDISVAEKAGYKHFMLKEIYEQPRTITDTITGFLSQENKELYEKIKDIQIIHIVACGTSYHAGLVGKFWIEKFAKIPVIVDYASEYRYRDLVIDDKTLVIAISQSGETADTRFAVLEAKKKGAKLLSIVNVVGSSLSRESDYVLYTYCGPEIGVAATKTFTAQLITLLLFSLKSALSKNLISEKYFEDFYHDLIKLPSIIERELKDIDKKTEDIAFKYHNAKDFLFLGRGLNYPIALEGALKLKEISYIHAEGYPAGEMKHGPIALIDENMPVVSIIPKDNLYEKMLSNIQEVKARKGKVISLITKGNKEVIEISDDFIEIEETNENLYPILTAIPLQLLAYHIATILGKDVDQPRNLAKTVTVE